The Microcella sp. genome includes the window CACTCGCGCACGCTCCCCAGTGGCGCCAGCGCGTGGTCGCCAGCGACGAGGTCAGTCGCGCCGTCGCGCAAGAAGTGCGTCGATTCGCACCGTTCTTTCCCGCCGTCGCGGGTCGAGCCACGCGCACCCTCGAGTGGCAAGGTCACACGTTCGAAGAAGGCGCGTGGGTGCTGCTCGACATCTTCGCCACCAACCGAGACCCGTCGGTGTGGGCGCGACCCGATTCGTTCGACCCTGGCCGGTTCATGGGTGACGAGCCCGACCCGAACGCCCTCATACCGCAAGGTGCGGGAGACGTGGCTGACGGTCATCGTTGCCCTGGCGAAGATGCAACCGTCGCACTGCTCGACGAGGCCATTCGTCTTCTCGAGCGCGACACCGACTACTCGGTGCCGCACCAAGATCTCGGCGTGCGGATGACCAGAATGCCGGCGGCCCCACGAAGCGGCATGGTCATCTGCGACGTGATGCCTGTCGCCGCCGATGCGCGACGCCCCGCATGAGCAGGTAGGCACCGATGCCCCCGAAGACGGCAGAACCGATCACGATCACGGTGTTCCAGAGAGCGAAGCCCTCTGCCTCGTCGCTCGGCGTGGGTCTCCCGAAGAAGAAGATGATTCCCGCGATACCGATGGCGAGCAGAATCGCGCCGATGATCGTGTGGCCCGCGCCACCGCTCGGCTCTGGTGCGACCGACTCGCTCGCGGACGACGGGTCGCGGCCAGGGTCGCTGTGAGTGAGGTCGTTGTCGTTCATGTCTGCGATGCAACGCGATACCCGACCGCCGTGTCGACCCCTTGACCGAGTGCGCCACTCGTGACATAGGGCCGCTTCACTGCCGCACCGCATACGCTGGAGGGGTGACTGCCGCGCCCTTGACCGATGCCGAGATCGAGCGTCTGCGCGCGCAGTTTCCGATTCTGTCTCGAGAGGTCAACGGGCATCCTCTCGCCTACCTCGATTCGGCTGCGACAGCGCAGAAGCCGACGCGAGTCATCGAGGCCGAGGCCGAGTACTACCGTTCGGCGAACGCGGCCGTGCACCGCGGAGCCCACACGCTCGCGGCCGAGGCCACCGAGCTCTACGAAGATGCTCGTCACACCGTCGCACGGTTTCTGGCCGTCGATGACGACGAGATCGTCTTCACCGGCAATGCGACCGACGGGCTCAATCTTGTCGCGGCGGCGATCGGTCACGCGAGCACTGGGCGAGGTGCGGGGGCCGATTTTCCACGATTCGCGCTCGGCGAGGGCGACGAGATTCTCACGACCGAGCTCGAGCACCACGCCAACCTGATTCCGTGGCAAGAGCTCGCCGCGCGCACCGGCGCGACGCTGCGGCACATTCCCGTGCGCGACGACGGCGTGCTCGACCTCGACGCCGCGGTGTCGCTCATCTCAGAACGCACGCGGGTGCTCGCACTCAGCCACGTCTCGAACGTCACGGGCATCGTCACGCCCCTCGCCGCTATCGTGCCGCACGCGAAGCGAGTCGGCGCTCTGGTCGTGCTCGACGCGTGTCAGTCGGCCGCGCACCTGAGTCTGCGCCCGCGCGATCTCGGCGTCGACCTTGCCGTGTTCAGCGGCCACAAGCTCTACGGCCCGACAGGCATCGGCGTGCTCTACGGTCGGTCAGAAGTGCTCGCCGCATTGCCGCCCCACGTGTTCGGAGGGTCGGCCATCACGACGGTGACGCTCGACAAGGCCGCGTTTCTGCCACCGCCGCAACGATTCGAACCCGGCACCCCGCGCATCGCCCAAGTGCTCGGTCTCGCCGAAGCGCTGCGGTTTCTCGACGACGTGGGCCTCGATCGCGTCGCGGCGACCGAGCATGCGCTGGCGGAGCGACTGCTGTCAGGGCTCGCGGCCGTGCCGGGAATCCGCCTGCTGGGCGACGCGGCGGTCGCGCCGGCCGACCGCATCGCGCTCGCGAGCTTCGTCGTCGACGGCGTGCACGCCCACGATGCCGGTCAGGTGCTCGACCAGGTCGGCATCGCAGTGAGGGTCGGGCACCATTGCGCGCAACCGCTGCATCGACGCTTGGGAGTCACGGCGAGCGTGCGCATCAGCGCAGGGGTGCACACGACCCCGGCAGAGCTTGATCGGGCCATCGACGTGGTGGCGAGCATCCGCCCCTTCTTCGGCCTGGGTGAGGAAGAGACGTCGTGAGCGGGCTCGAACAGCTGTACCAGCAGATCATCATGGACCACTCGAAGCGCCCATACGGCGTGGGTCTCGAGCCGGGGGAGGAGACGAGCCATCAGCTCAACCCCACGTGCGGCGACGAGATCACGCTGGCTCTGCGGTGGGATGCCGCGGGCGAGCGGCTGCAGTCAGTCGCCTGGGAGGGCGCCGGCTGCTCGATCTCGCAAGCGAGCGCCTCGTTGCTCGCGACGCTGGCGCAGGAAGCGGTCGATGAGGGCGCTGGCTTCACCTCCGACGACCTGACTGCGCTCATCGACGAGTTTCGCGAGGCTCTGCGCTCGCGCGGAACGATTCCGCTCGACGAAGAGCGCTTCGGCGACGCCGCGGCGCTCAGCGGAGTCTCGAAGTTCGTCGCGCGCGTGAAGTGCGCGATGCTCGCCTGGGTGGCGGCCGAAGACCTGCTGCAGCGGCGGTCTGAGGCGTCGTAGGGGTAGGGCAGAGCGCTAGACCGGTTCGAGCACCCACACGGGAATCACCCGCTCGGTCTTCAGCTGGTACTGCTCGTAGTCTGGCCACACGGCGCACGCCCGCTGCCACCACTCGGCGCGCTCGTCGCCCTCGAGCTCACGGGCGCGGTAGTCGCGCTTCACATCCATGTCGTGCAGTTCGCAGAGCGGGTGAGCAGTCAGGTTGTGGTGCCAGACCGGGTGCTTCGGCGCGCCCCCCATCGAGGCGACGACCGCGTAGTGCCCCTCGTGCTCGACGCGCATGAGGGCAGTCTTGCGCAGCTTGCGGGTCTTGGCGCCGAGAGTCGTGAGCACGATGATCTTTCTGCCCCGCAGATCGTTGCCCTCCTGGCCGTTCGTGCGCTCGTAGAGCTCGGCCTGCTCTCGAGCCCACTGCGATGTGCTGGGTGCGTATTCTCCTGTCAAAGGCATGATTCGAGGCTAACCCGCTTGCGGCGCCTGGCGTGTCGCGCCCGAGCGGCGTATCGTCGGCTCTCGAACGTATCTTCGAGTGCAAGACGTCACCACTGCGCCGGGCCGGAGCGCGCGTACCGCGAAAGTGAGACAGCCGTGCCGGCCCCCGCCCATCGATCAACCGACCATGACCACTGCGCCGAGCCCCCTGCGATCGTGTGGGCCGACGAGACCGGAACCCCGATTCGCCTCGTCTGGAGCGGGGTGCGATGGCGCGTGAGCGACCGGCCGACCGTCATCACCGAGCCAGTGCCATGGTGGGCGAGCCTCGACCCAGACGGCTCTGAGGTCGAGCATGCGCCGCGGCACTGCAGCGGCTGGCGGTTTCAGGCGACCGCCGAAGACGGGCGTAGCCACGTCTTCGACGTTCGCGACGACGCAGACGCGAATCGATGGATCGTCGTCAAGGTCTACGAGTAGGCCGCGTCACCCGCGTTCGATGAGGTGCGAGAGCTCAGCGATGAAGCGCGTGAAGTCGGTCGAATCGCGAACGAGCTCGGTGACGTCTCGTCGAGTGGCGAACACCTCGATGAACTGATCGAAGAGCGGCTGAAACCGTGCTCGTCCCTCTGCGCTGAACGCGATGAACGCGATCACCGACACCCGCGCTTCTCCCCACGCGATCGGCGACGCCGAGAGTGCGATGGCGATCGCCGTCTTCTCTGCCGTCAGCCCCATGGCGTGCGGCACGGCGAGCGCTTCAGTGAAGGCCGTCGACGACATGCGTTCGCGTTCGAGTGCCGCGGTCACGTAGGCATCATCGATGATGCCTGCGTCGACGAGAGCTGAGCCCATGCCGCGAATGATCGACTCGGGGTCGTCGCCAGGCGGAGTCGTGAAGAACAGTGCGGGGTCGAAGTACTCGACCAGCTCGTCGGCGATGCGCGCGCGTCGGCGCTGCCGCCGCACGCGAGAGACGGCGAGACGAATCGCGTCGATGTCGTCATCCGTGAGAAACGGCTGCACCACGACGACGCCGTCGCGCAGCGCCACTGTCGGAATCGTCGAGATGACGAGGTCGCTCGTGAGCTCGCGCGGGTCGACGTCGGTGCGTGTCACCACGAACTCGACGCTGACCTCTGACCCCAGTTCGCGCTCGACCCTGGTGCGCAGAATCGCATGCAGGTCGTAGTAGCTCGGGCAGACGATCGTGCACGACACCCGCTCTTCGCGCCGAGAGACCCGCTCGAGATGCGACCCCAGGTGCAGGGCGATGTACGAGATCTCGTCGTCGTCGACGGTGATGCCGCGCTCTCTCTGCACGATCGACGCGATGTAGACGGCGATGTCGAAGATGAGCGGGTATGAGCTCTTGATCGACCGTGTCAGCGGGTTTCGGGTGTGTGCGTTCTCTCGCGCGCGCGCCACCAGATTGCCCAAGTGGATCGCAAGTCGAGTGATGAAGGCCTCGTCGCGAAAGTCGACGACGTACTCCTCGAGCACGAGATCGACGATGCGCCTCACCGTGGCGACGTCGTCGCCGTCGACGGCGGTCTCGCCCGCGGGCCCGTTGCCGGGGGCGATCACTCGTGTGATGAGCAATCGGGCGAGGTAGTCGGTGTCGGCCTCGGTCAGCTCGACCTCGAACTGCTCACGCGTGAGACGGTCGAGAATGTCGACGATCGGCCGGTGACGCTCGGGCACCGTCGTCGTCTCAGAATCGGGCAGGTGCTGATCTCGCCGCGCGCGGTCGACAGCGATGGCGACGTGCAGAATGACCGCGTCGATGCCGTACTCATTGATGAAGAATCCGGCAGCGTCGAGTGCGTCGATGAGTTCAGTCTTGAACGAGCCGAGGCCGCCGAGGCCGAACTCGCTCTCGATCTGCTCAAGGTCGAGCATGCCTTGCGTGCTCTCGCTCTGCACGAGGGCGCTGAGCAGCCGCCGCCGAGCCCCTTCGCTGCCGGTCAAGCGAACCGTGCTGCCCCGCCGTTCGAGCGTGGCCCCAGCATCGTCGATGAGGGCCTTGGCCTTGCGCAGATCGGCCTCGATCGTCGACTCGCTCACGTAGAGGCTGTCGGCGAGCCCGTGCACGTCGATGCCGAGCTGAGACTCGGTCAAGCGTCGAATCAGGTGGTGCACGCGGTCTTGCGGAGTCTCGGCCGCGGCCCCCCGCTCACGACTCTCTGAGAGAAAGCTGGCGTACTGCTCGCGGTTGAGGCGATAGCCGGCGGTCGAGGCGGCAACGATCGCCCTGGGGTGCGCGGCCGACTTCGCCGCCGCGACATAGCTGCGCACCGAGCGCGTCGTCACACCGAGCTGCTCAGCCAGCTCGGTCGCGGTGACCCAGTCGTCTGCCTGAAACAAGAGTTCCAGCATCCGCTCATATTTGTCGGCCATGTCGCTTGTCACTGTAGACGAGGGCTTCACCGCATGGGTTCTTCCGCAGGGTGGGAAGCAGGTCTAGTGGTGGCGTCTCGCGTGCTGCACGAGAGTGGAATCCACCACCGCTCCACCGACGAACCACGGCTCGAGATGACCGCAAGGAGGCGATCATGACCCGCACTGCGGCGATCGTCTGCGGCGCCGGCGTGTCGAGCACATTTCTCGCGCGAGCGGTGCGCGAACTCGTGGCGCAGCACCGACTCGACTGGAACATCGAGCCTTTGGCCGAAGACCAGGTGGGCTCGCGTGCGGGCGAGCTCTCGATGGTGCTCGTCGGCCATCACCTCGCCCACCGGTTCGACGAGGTCAGCACGAGCCTCGCGCCGAGCGGCATCACTGTCATCTGCCTCGAGTCAGACGACCATGCGAGCGCCGCACGCCAGGCACTGACCGCTCTGCTCTCTGTCGACCGCAGCACGACCGTCTCGTAAAGGAAACCCTCATGGCTGAACGCACTCTCACCGTCGCGTCGACGCACGGTCTGCACGCCCGCCCCGCGGCGCTCTTCGTGAAGGCCGTCACCGACTCCGGCTGCACCGTCGAGCTGCAGAAGGGCGAGCGCAAGGTCAACGCCGCGAGCATTCTCGGCGTGGTCTCGCTCGGCATCGAGCACGGCGACGAGGTCGTCGTGCGCGTCGACGGCGACGATGCAGACGCCGTGCTCGACTCGCTCGCGGCCTTTCTCGAGAAAGACCACGACGCATGACCGAACTCGACACTGGCGCTGTCGTGATCCACGGCGTCGGCATCGGCCGGGCGACGACGGTCGGCCCCGTCGTGCGCATGCCTGAGCCCGTCGCCGACCCGGTCGACACTCCGAGCGAACGCGAGCCCGCCGATGAGCTGGCTCGCGCGATGACATCGCTCGCGGCCACTGCTGCGCAATTGCGTGAGCGCGGAGAGAAAGCGGGCGGCACCGCGGCCGAGGTTCTGGATGCTCTCGCGATGATGGCCGAAGACCCAGCCCTCGCGGCAGACGTGCAGCACCGCATCGACGACGGGGCCACGGCCGAGTACGCCATCCATGCCGCCATGGCGACCTTTCGCGACATGCTCGTGACGATGGGGGGCTATCTCGGCGAACGTGCGGGCGACCTCGACGACGTGTCGCGCCGAGCCATCGCTCACCTCAGCGGACTGCCCGCCCCCGGGGTTCCCGAATCGGCGACGCCGTTCGTGCTCGTCGCGCGCGACCTCGCCCCCGCTGACACCGCCACTCTCGATCTCGACCTGGTGCTTGCACTCGTGACGACCGACGGCGGGCCCACGTCGCACACGGCGATCCTCGCCCGCGAGAAGGGCATCACGGCCGTCGTCGGCGCTGCTGAGGCTGCGCGCTTGACCGACGGCGACGTGGTGCTCGTCGATGCCGAGAACGGCACCGTCGAGCTCGACCCCGCTCAAGAGCGCATCGATCTCGCCCTGCAGCGCACGGCGACCCTCGAGGCGATCCGTGCCCAAAGCTCGGGCCCCGGGCGGCTCGCCGACGGCCACTCGGTGCCACTGCTGGCCAACATCGGCTCGGTCGACTCGGCCCGCGAGGCCGTCGCGCGCGGAGCCGAGGGCGTCGGGCTCTTTCGCACAGAGGTGCTGTTTCTGGGCGCGGAGAAAGCCCCGAGCGTCGACCAGCAGCGGCAGACCTACGCAGAGGTGTTCGGGCACTTTCCTGGTCAGAAGGTCGTCGTGCGGGTGCTCGATGCCGGAGCCGACAAGCCGCTCGCCTTTCTCACCGACTCTGGCGAAGAGAACCCGGCCCTGGGCAGGCGCGGCCTGCGGGCGCTCGCCGCGCACGAGCACGTGCTGCGCGACCAGCTCACCGCGCTCGCGCTCGCGGCCTCTGAGACCGAGGCTCACGTGCAGGTGATGGCGCCCATGGTGTCGACTACCGCCGAGGCGCACTACTTCTGCGAGCTCGCTCATGAACTCGGCATCGAGGTGGCGGGTGTCATGGTCGAGGTGCCGTCGTGCGCGATCCTCGCCGATCACGTCGCACCGCGCGTCGACTTCATGAGCATCGGCACCAACGATCTCACTCAATACGTGTTCGCCGCCGACCGCCTGCTCGGCACGGTGGCGAACCTGCAGAACCCGTGGCACCCCGCCGTGCTGCGGCTCATCGAGACGGTCGGGCGAGCCGGCCACGAGCACGACGTGCCGGTCGGCATCTGCGGCGAAGCCGCAGCCGACCCGCTGCTGGCCGTCGTGCTCGTCGGCCTCGGCGCGACGAGCCTCTCGATGTCATCGTCTGCGATCGCCGACGTGCGGGCCGAGCTGGCCATGCACACTCTCGACGACGCCCGCACACTCGCCGCACTCGCCGTGTCGGCCGAGAGCGCCGAAACCGCCCGCCAGGCGGTCGTCAGCGCGAGACCGCATCAGTGATGCACCTCACTCAGCACCACCCCGCCCGTTACACCCCGACAACAAGGAGACACTCATGACGACGACGTCAGCACCCGCGCGATCTTCAGCGCGGGTCAGGGTGCAGAAGTTCGGCACCTTCTTGAGCGGCATGATCATGCCCAACATCGCGGCCTTCATCGCGTGGGGCTTCATCACCGCGTTCTTCATTCCGACCGGCTGGACTCCGAACGAGCAGCTTGCGAGCCTCGTCGGCCCGATGATCATCTACTTGCTGCCCCTGCTCATCGCCAACATGGGCGGTCGCATGATCTACGGCACGCGCGGTGGCGTGGTCGGCACGATCGCGACGATGGGTGTCATCGTCGGAACCGAGATTCCGATGTTCATCGGCGCCATGCTCATGGGCCCCCTCGCTGCTTGGCTCATGAAGAAGGTCGACAGCATCTGGGCGGGCAAGATCAAGGCCGGCTTCGAGATGCTCGTGGACAACTTCTCAGCAGGCATCCTGGGCTTCGCACTCGCCATCGGTGCGTTCTTCGGCATCGCGCCTGTGGTGACGGCCTTCAGCGCCGGGCTCGGAGCAGGAGTCGACTTCCTCATCGTGACGGGCCTGCTGCCCCTCGCCAGCATTCTGGTCGAACCGGCGAAGATCCTCTTCCTCAACAACGCCATCAACCACGGTGTCTTGACGCCGCTCGGCATCGAGCAGGCGGCCGCGAACGGCAAGTCGCTGCTCTTCCTCGTCGAAGCGAACCCCGGTCCGGGCCTCGGCCTGCTGCTGGCGTTCATGTTCTTCGGTGTCGGCATCGCGCGCGCGAGCGCTCCCGGAGCGATCATCATCCAGTTCTTCGGCGGAATCCACGAGATCTACTTCCCGTACGTGCTCATGAAGCCCATCATCGTGCTGTCGGTCATCGCCGGTGGTATGACGGGTGTCGCGACGAACCTGATCTTCGACTCGGGTCTTCGGGCTCCCGCATCACCGGGCAGCATCTTCGCAGTGCTCATTCAGACTGCGAGCGACAGCTACCTCGGCGTCATCCTCTCAGTCGTGCTGTCGGCCGCCGTGACGTTCGTCGTCGCCGCGGTGATCTTGCGGGCGCACCGCAAGCGCGACCTCGCGGCACTCGAGTCGGGTGCTGACGGGTTCGCGTCGGCTGTCGACAAGAACGCCACCCTCAAGGGCGGCGAGAGCCGCGTGGGCGACCTGCTCGGCGGCACGGCGACCACGTCGAAGATCTCGACCGTCGTGTTCGCGTGCGACGCGGGCATGGGCTCGAGCGCCATGGGAGCCACCGTGCTGCGCAAGATGCTGAAAGATGCCGGGGTGACGGGTGTTACCGTCACCAACAAGGCCATCGCCAACCTCGACGAGACGGCAGACTTGGTCATCACCCACCAAGACCTGACGGCTCGGGCGCAGAACCAGGCGCCCCACGCCGAGCACGTGTCGGTCGAGAACTTCATGAGCAGCCCGCAGTACGGGATGGTCGTGGAGCACATCAAGTCTCAGCAGAGCTGAGCGAGCCCGAACAAGAGAGGCCAGGGATTCGCGTGACTACCACCGTATTGACCACCGACCGCATCGTTCTGAACGGCTCAGCGCGCACGCGCGATGAGGCGATTGCCGAATCGGCTCGCCTTCTCGTCGAGGCTGGTGCCGTGAAGGCGGAGTATGAGGCGGCAATGCTCGAGCGCGAATCCCTGGTCTCGACCTTCATGGGCAACGGCCTCGCCATTCCCCATGGAACCAACGAGGCGAAAGAGGCCATCATCGCCTCGGCGATGACCGTCGTCAGATACGACGAGCCACTCGACTGGGACGGCAACCCCGTTCGCGTCGTGGCGGCCATCGCCGGCAAAGATGGCGGGCACATGGCCGTTCTCTCGGCATTGGCTCTCGTCTTCAGCGACGACTCGGCCGTCAAGCAGCTGCTCGCGGCCGAGTCGCCGCAGCAGGTGCTCGACCTGCTCGGCGACGTCAACGACGCCGCATGACCGCCGTGCACTTCGGCGCCGGCAACATCGGGCGCGGATTCATCGGCCTGCTGCTGCACGAGGCCGGGCACGATCTGGTGTTCGTCGATGTGAACGCCCCCCTCATCGCGGCGATCCAAGCGGCCGACAGCTACCGCGTGATCGAGATCGGCTCAGGAGGCCGCGAGCAGACCGTCACAGGGTTCACCGCCATCGACAGCGCGGCCGATCGAGACGCGGCGGTCGCTGCCGTCGCGACGGCAGACATTGCGACAACTGCCGTGGGCCCGAGCGTGCTGCGGTTCATCGCGCCGGTCATCGCCGACGCCCTGCGTCTTCGGGCGACGGATGCTGCACCGCTGATCGTCATGGCCTGCGAGAACGCCCTGCAGGCCACCGACCAGTTGCGCGCCGACATCGTCGCCCAGCTCGCCGATGCTCCCGAGGCGCTCGAGCGTGCGATCTTCGCGAACACGGCGGTCGACCGCATCGTGCCGACCGCCGATGCGGCCGGGGGCCTCGACGTGCGCGTCGAGCCGTTCTGCGAGTGGGCGATCGAGGTGGCACCGTTCGGCGAGGCTGTTCCGAGCATTCCGGGAGCGCACTTCGTCGACGACCTCGCAGCGTCGATCGAGCGCAAGCTCTTCACGGTGAACACGGGCCACGCCACGTGCGCCTACCTGGGTCGGGCCGCCGGTTACGAGTTCGTGCACGAGGCCGTCGCCGACGTGCAGGTTCGCGCGGCGGTCGAGGCGGCTCTGCGCGAGACCTCGCAGCTGCTCGTCACCCGCCACGGCTTCGACGCAGAGGTGCAAGACGCCTATCGCGAGACGGTTCTCAGCCGATTCGCCAACGCTGCACTCGTCGACCCGGTGACGCGCGTCGGTCGTCAGCCTCTGCGCAAGCTCTCGCGCCACGAACGCTTCATGTCGCCCGCAGCGGCGCTCGCCGAGCTCGGCACGACCCCGGTGGCCCTGCTGGCCGCCGTCGGCGCGGCCCTGCGCTTCAGAGTCGACGACGATACCGAGAGCATCGAGCTCGCCGACCTGCTGACGACGCAGAGCCCTGAGCAGGTGATCGGCCCGGTCATGGGCATCGAGCCGCAGCACCCGCTATTCGACGCGCTGCTCGCCGTCGTCAGCGCTGCCGCCGACGACGCTCGCGGCTGACGTCGATCGCGTGCGCCGTGCGCGACGCACGATGAGCAGAATCACGAGCCCCAGCACGCCGAGCAGCACGAGCCACGGCAGCAGCACGCCGAGCAGCACGAGCAGGCCCGAGCCGAAGGCGACCAACGACTCCCAGCCCGCGACGAGGCCGGTGACGAACGTGTCGGGCTCG containing:
- a CDS encoding SufS family cysteine desulfurase produces the protein MTAAPLTDAEIERLRAQFPILSREVNGHPLAYLDSAATAQKPTRVIEAEAEYYRSANAAVHRGAHTLAAEATELYEDARHTVARFLAVDDDEIVFTGNATDGLNLVAAAIGHASTGRGAGADFPRFALGEGDEILTTELEHHANLIPWQELAARTGATLRHIPVRDDGVLDLDAAVSLISERTRVLALSHVSNVTGIVTPLAAIVPHAKRVGALVVLDACQSAAHLSLRPRDLGVDLAVFSGHKLYGPTGIGVLYGRSEVLAALPPHVFGGSAITTVTLDKAAFLPPPQRFEPGTPRIAQVLGLAEALRFLDDVGLDRVAATEHALAERLLSGLAAVPGIRLLGDAAVAPADRIALASFVVDGVHAHDAGQVLDQVGIAVRVGHHCAQPLHRRLGVTASVRISAGVHTTPAELDRAIDVVASIRPFFGLGEEETS
- the sufU gene encoding Fe-S cluster assembly sulfur transfer protein SufU produces the protein MSGLEQLYQQIIMDHSKRPYGVGLEPGEETSHQLNPTCGDEITLALRWDAAGERLQSVAWEGAGCSISQASASLLATLAQEAVDEGAGFTSDDLTALIDEFREALRSRGTIPLDEERFGDAAALSGVSKFVARVKCAMLAWVAAEDLLQRRSEAS
- a CDS encoding nitroreductase family deazaflavin-dependent oxidoreductase, with amino-acid sequence MPLTGEYAPSTSQWAREQAELYERTNGQEGNDLRGRKIIVLTTLGAKTRKLRKTALMRVEHEGHYAVVASMGGAPKHPVWHHNLTAHPLCELHDMDVKRDYRARELEGDERAEWWQRACAVWPDYEQYQLKTERVIPVWVLEPV
- a CDS encoding BglG family transcription antiterminator; this encodes MADKYERMLELLFQADDWVTATELAEQLGVTTRSVRSYVAAAKSAAHPRAIVAASTAGYRLNREQYASFLSESRERGAAAETPQDRVHHLIRRLTESQLGIDVHGLADSLYVSESTIEADLRKAKALIDDAGATLERRGSTVRLTGSEGARRRLLSALVQSESTQGMLDLEQIESEFGLGGLGSFKTELIDALDAAGFFINEYGIDAVILHVAIAVDRARRDQHLPDSETTTVPERHRPIVDILDRLTREQFEVELTEADTDYLARLLITRVIAPGNGPAGETAVDGDDVATVRRIVDLVLEEYVVDFRDEAFITRLAIHLGNLVARARENAHTRNPLTRSIKSSYPLIFDIAVYIASIVQRERGITVDDDEISYIALHLGSHLERVSRREERVSCTIVCPSYYDLHAILRTRVERELGSEVSVEFVVTRTDVDPRELTSDLVISTIPTVALRDGVVVVQPFLTDDDIDAIRLAVSRVRRQRRRARIADELVEYFDPALFFTTPPGDDPESIIRGMGSALVDAGIIDDAYVTAALERERMSSTAFTEALAVPHAMGLTAEKTAIAIALSASPIAWGEARVSVIAFIAFSAEGRARFQPLFDQFIEVFATRRDVTELVRDSTDFTRFIAELSHLIERG
- a CDS encoding HPr family phosphocarrier protein, producing the protein MAERTLTVASTHGLHARPAALFVKAVTDSGCTVELQKGERKVNAASILGVVSLGIEHGDEVVVRVDGDDADAVLDSLAAFLEKDHDA
- the ptsP gene encoding phosphoenolpyruvate--protein phosphotransferase codes for the protein MTELDTGAVVIHGVGIGRATTVGPVVRMPEPVADPVDTPSEREPADELARAMTSLAATAAQLRERGEKAGGTAAEVLDALAMMAEDPALAADVQHRIDDGATAEYAIHAAMATFRDMLVTMGGYLGERAGDLDDVSRRAIAHLSGLPAPGVPESATPFVLVARDLAPADTATLDLDLVLALVTTDGGPTSHTAILAREKGITAVVGAAEAARLTDGDVVLVDAENGTVELDPAQERIDLALQRTATLEAIRAQSSGPGRLADGHSVPLLANIGSVDSAREAVARGAEGVGLFRTEVLFLGAEKAPSVDQQRQTYAEVFGHFPGQKVVVRVLDAGADKPLAFLTDSGEENPALGRRGLRALAAHEHVLRDQLTALALAASETEAHVQVMAPMVSTTAEAHYFCELAHELGIEVAGVMVEVPSCAILADHVAPRVDFMSIGTNDLTQYVFAADRLLGTVANLQNPWHPAVLRLIETVGRAGHEHDVPVGICGEAAADPLLAVVLVGLGATSLSMSSSAIADVRAELAMHTLDDARTLAALAVSAESAETARQAVVSARPHQ
- a CDS encoding PTS mannitol transporter subunit IICB, translated to MTTTSAPARSSARVRVQKFGTFLSGMIMPNIAAFIAWGFITAFFIPTGWTPNEQLASLVGPMIIYLLPLLIANMGGRMIYGTRGGVVGTIATMGVIVGTEIPMFIGAMLMGPLAAWLMKKVDSIWAGKIKAGFEMLVDNFSAGILGFALAIGAFFGIAPVVTAFSAGLGAGVDFLIVTGLLPLASILVEPAKILFLNNAINHGVLTPLGIEQAAANGKSLLFLVEANPGPGLGLLLAFMFFGVGIARASAPGAIIIQFFGGIHEIYFPYVLMKPIIVLSVIAGGMTGVATNLIFDSGLRAPASPGSIFAVLIQTASDSYLGVILSVVLSAAVTFVVAAVILRAHRKRDLAALESGADGFASAVDKNATLKGGESRVGDLLGGTATTSKISTVVFACDAGMGSSAMGATVLRKMLKDAGVTGVTVTNKAIANLDETADLVITHQDLTARAQNQAPHAEHVSVENFMSSPQYGMVVEHIKSQQS
- a CDS encoding PTS sugar transporter subunit IIA, translated to MTTTVLTTDRIVLNGSARTRDEAIAESARLLVEAGAVKAEYEAAMLERESLVSTFMGNGLAIPHGTNEAKEAIIASAMTVVRYDEPLDWDGNPVRVVAAIAGKDGGHMAVLSALALVFSDDSAVKQLLAAESPQQVLDLLGDVNDAA
- a CDS encoding mannitol-1-phosphate 5-dehydrogenase: MTAVHFGAGNIGRGFIGLLLHEAGHDLVFVDVNAPLIAAIQAADSYRVIEIGSGGREQTVTGFTAIDSAADRDAAVAAVATADIATTAVGPSVLRFIAPVIADALRLRATDAAPLIVMACENALQATDQLRADIVAQLADAPEALERAIFANTAVDRIVPTADAAGGLDVRVEPFCEWAIEVAPFGEAVPSIPGAHFVDDLAASIERKLFTVNTGHATCAYLGRAAGYEFVHEAVADVQVRAAVEAALRETSQLLVTRHGFDAEVQDAYRETVLSRFANAALVDPVTRVGRQPLRKLSRHERFMSPAAALAELGTTPVALLAAVGAALRFRVDDDTESIELADLLTTQSPEQVIGPVMGIEPQHPLFDALLAVVSAAADDARG